In the genome of Sphingopyxis sp. YF1, the window CTCGCCAATGCGGGCAAGCAGTCGACCTTCGGGATCGAGTTCGACGGTTCGGTTCGCCCGGCGCAGGGCCTGAACCTGACGCTTGCGGTCACCTATCTCGACCCCAAGTACGACAGCTTCATCAACTCGGCGTTCGGCGACATCTCGGGCAGCACGCCCGCGGGCATCCCGGCGCTGACCGTCGCTGCCGGCGGCACCTACACGCACGAGTTCGCGGGCGGCACGCGCGCGATCGTGCACGTCGACTATCATTATGAAAGCCCGGTGCAGATCGTCGAGGGTCTGACCGGCTTCCCGGCAAGCGTCGCGCAGAATCTGAAGCGCGAGGTCAACCAGCTCAACGCGTCGTTCACCGTCGCGCTGACCAACGGCGTCGAAGTCGGCGTGTGGGGCCGCAACCTCACCAACGCGCAATATCTGACGACGATCTTCCCCGCGGTCGCGCAGTCGGGCAGCGTTTCGGGCTATCCGAACCAGCCGCGCACCTACGGCGGCGTCGTTCGCTTCAAATTCTGACGAAGGGGGCGGGGGCGGCGCGGTCCGCTCCCGTCCTTTTTGCGGACAAGGAAAAGCCCGGCCTCTCGGTGGAGAGGCCGGGCTTTCTTTGGTCTGCGACCGGCAGGTTTAGAACTTCACCCCCGCCGCGATGCCGTAGCGACGCGGTTCGAGCGTGAAGATGTTGGTGTAGTTACCCGACGACTGGTCGGTGATGTAGAGGCCCGTCACGCTGTTCGCGTTGAACACATTCTGGATGAAGCCCCTCACATACCATTTGTCGTCGGCGCCGTTCAGCTGCATCTGGGCGTTGACCTGGGCATAGCCTTTGATCTTGTTGACGTTGCCGTTGAAGATGCTGCCATAGCTGTCGCCGGTGTAGGCCAGATCGACGCGCGGGACGAGCGACATGTCGTTGTCGAAGTTGATCGTATACTGGACGCCCGCGCTGAACTTGTAGTTCGGCGCCTGCGGCAGTTCGTTGCCCTTGATGTTGACGGGCACGCCGGCGGAGAAATAGTCGATGCCGCCCAGCGTCGCCGGGTTGACCGACAGTCCGGCAACCGGTGCGGGAAGGTTGGCAAAGGCGCCCGCCGCGGCTGCCTCGAGCACCGAACAGATGCTGAAGGCGCCGGTCGAGGCGATGCCGCCGTCGGCCGGAAAGGCGGTCGTGCCCTGCAATCCGGCGCCGGCCGCGACCCCCGGGACGATGCCGTTGTTGATCAACGTCTGGACGCGGTTCACGAACTGGTTGACCCCGGCGACATTGCCCGACTTCGATGCCACGGCGCAGTTCGCGGCGTTGGTGATGTCCTTGATGATCACCGCATCGTCGCGCCCGCCGCCGAAGTCGCGCGGGTTGCTCGTGAAGGTGTCGCCCTTCACCTTGGTGTTCAGGTAGCTGAAGCCCAGGTTGATGACGAGGTTCGGATCGGGGCGCACGATGCCCTCGGCCTCGAAGCCGTAGATGTCGGCGTCGACATTGTCGTTCACCGCGGTGCGCGCGACGATCTTGCTGAGCTGGAGGTCCTTGTACTTGTAGTAGAAGGCGGTGAGGTTCAGCTGCAGCGCGCCGTTGCCGAAGGTGTTCTTCGACCCGATTTCGAACGCGTCGACCTGTTCGGGTTTGAAGCTTTCGGGAACCGCGAAGATCGGCTGGAGCGGCGGGTTGATGCCCCCCGACTTGTAGCCGCGCGAATAGGACGCATAGAGAAGATTGTCGTCGGTCAGCTTGAAGTCGAGCACCGCGCGGCCGGTCAGCTTGTTGAACTTCACGCTGCGTGCCTGGATGATCTGGTTGCCGGGCGTGCCCGGATCGGCGTCGAACGTCCCGACGAAGGGCGAATCGAACACCGAACCCGTGCCCCCGTGCGGCGCGAGGAAGCTTGCGAGCGTCGAGCGCGCCTGCACGCTCTTCTTGTCATTGTTGTAGCGCAGCCCAGCGGTGAGCTTCAGCCGGTCGTTGAACTCGAAATAGGCTTCGCCGAAGATGCCGTACGACTTGATATCGAGCCGGTCGGTGTTGTTGCGGAAGAAGGGCGTCGCAAGGAACGACGGCGGCAGCGGCGCGGCCGCGCCATTCGGCGCCTTGTTGGTGGCGGCGGTGAAGGCGCCGAGCACCCCGGTCAGATAGTCGATCGGGAAGGCGTTCACATAATAGCTGTTCTCGGTCAGCTTGTAGTCGGCATAGATGCCGCCGAGCAGGAAGTTGAACGGTCCGTCGAAGTCGCTCGACAGGATCGCTTCGGCCGACCAGCTGCTGTTATACTGGTTCGACCGGTCGAACTGCAGCGGCGTCATGTCGCAGATCTTGTTGCCGCCGAAGCTGCCGTAGCCGCTTTCCTCGGGAAGCGAGGTACAGATCTTGCCGTTCGGCCCATCGGGAATGATCGCGGCCGCGACCGGCCCGAAATAGGCATTCGACAGGATGGGCCCGTTTGGACCGACGCCCAGCGGGAGCGGGTTAGCTGCAAAGAAGGCCAGCTGATTCAGCCCGGTCTGATAGAGTGAGCGGTCGCCGACATTGCTGTTGTAGTCCTGCATCGAGTCGAGCTTGACCTTCTGGTACTGGCCCGAAACCTGCAGCGAGACGGGACCGAAATTATGCTCGATCTCGCCCTGCAGCGTCAGTTCGCTGGTGAAATATTGCGGGGTGAAGGCGGTGTTGACGGTCCGCGGATCGCTGGGGATCGTCGTGTTCGCATAGACGTCGGGACCGTAGAGGCTGCCCAGCGAGAAATTGAAGCCGAAAGGATTCGTCGCCGTGACTGTGCCGTTGGGAATCCCGCGGATCGCGAGGAATTCCTTCGACGTCAGCGCCGCGGTAAAGGTGGCGTTGCCGTTGAATGGCGCATTGTCGCGGCGCGTGTTGAGGCAGCCGAGGATGCCGGTCGGGTCGCGCTGGCACTGCTGTTTCTGGATGCGCGTGCGGTGGTCCTTCTCGCGGAAATAGGAGCCGAGCAGGGTGATCGAGGTGTCGGGCGAGGGCTCCCAAGTCAGCGTGCCGCGGACCGAATAGAGGTCGCGGTCGTCGATCCGCGTGTTGAGATAGGTGTTCTTGGTATAGCCGTCGCGGTTGAGCCAGATGCCCGCGACGCGCAGCCCGATGGTGTCGCCGACGGGAATGTTGATCATCCCCTTGGCCTTCATCGAATCATAATTGCCATATTCGGCCTCGGCGGCGGCTTCGAACGCGCCGAGCTTGGGCTTGGCGGTGATCACGTTGACGACGCCCGAGGTCGCGTTGCGCCCGAACAGCGTGCCCTGCGGGCCGCGCAGCACCTCAACGCGCTCGAGGTCGTAGAATTCGGTTTCGAACAGGCGCGTCGAGAAGAGCGGGTCGCCGTTCAGGTGGATCGCGGTCGCGCTGTCGCACGTCGTGCCGACGCAAAGGTCGCCGATGCCGCGGATGGTGAAGCTCGCCCCGGTGAAGTTGGTCTTGGTGAAGGTGACGTTGGGCAGCGTCAGCTGCAGGTCGGAAGGCGTCTTGATCTGCTGCGCCTCCAGCGCTTCGGTGGAAAAGGCGCTGACCGCGATGGGAACGTCCTGCAGGCGTTCGGACTGGCGCTGTGCGGTGACGACGATCTCGCCGCCAAAGGCATCGCGCTCGGTCGTGTCGGCCGAATCCTGCGCAAATGCCGGGCTCGCCACCGCCATCGCAAGGATCGAGGTGCCGATCAGTGCCTTGAACTTCATATATATCCTCCCTTTTTCGACCCGCGACAGCGGGCCGCCCAATTGCATCGCTCCAACCGGGAGGGGATATGCCAGACGTGACTACGGGCGCCGGACCTCGTCGATCCAGCGCAAGCGCGCGCGCAAATAAGTGTAGCCAGCGAAGCTGGGCATCGTCCTCTCCCACCGCCGCCCGGGGAAAGACGTCGGCATCTCCGATCGCGACCTGCTTCGGCAGGTTCTGTAACGCTTTAAAACTGCGCCGAGTTGACGAAAGCGTCAAGTGACTTGTTCGGCAGCATTTTGAAGAAATATTCTTGCGCTTTCGGCGTTAGAAAAAGCACCGATTCCGCAACGTAAACTTGTATCACGGCAGGAATTTCTTCCCGCTGCGGGCTTGCACATCGCGGCAATCGCGCCGAAATGTGCGACATGAAAGCAACAGTGAAGGCGGGGTGATGACGAAGGTGGAACTCGGTGCGGACGGCAAGCCGGTGGTACCCGATGCGGTGCTCGATGCGGTCCGGACATTGATCGAATGGGCGGGCGACGACCCGTCGCGCGAAGGGTTGCTCGACACGCCGAAGCGCGTTGCGCGCGCCTGGCTCGAATATTGCCAGGGCTATGCCGACGATCCCTCGGTCCATCTCTCGCGCACCTTCGAAGAGGTCGGCGGCTATGACGAGATCGTGCTGCTGCGCGACATTCCGTTCCAGTCGCACTGCGAACATCATATGGCGCCGATCACCGGCAAGGCGTCGATCGCCTACCTGCCCAGGGACCGCGTCGTCGGCATCTCGAAACTCGCGCGCGTGCTCAACGGCTATGCGCGACGGCTGCAGGTGCAGGAACGGCTCACCGCCGAAGTCGCCAAATGCATCTGGGACAATCTCCAGCCGCACGGCGTCGCGGTGGTGATCGACGCGCAGCACGGCTGCATGACCGGCCGCGGCGTGCGCACCCCGGGGGTCGGCATGGTGACCAGCCGCCTGCTCGGCTGCTTCCTCGAAGACGAACGCAGCCGCAAGGAAGTGCTCAGCCTGATGGGCTATTGATCACGGGCGGCTTCCAAGAGCCGCTTTCGACCGATTGCGGACGCTCAATCCTCCCTGTGGCGCAGCGATGGGGAGGTGGCAGCGCGAAGCGCTGACGGAGGGGCTATGGCGCAGCGCTGCCGGCCCCTCCACCATCCGCTTCGCGGACGGTCCCCCTCCCCATGGCTTCGCCACAGGGAGGATATAGATATCCGCCAACGACCGACCCTTGCCGTGCCCCGGCGAAAGCCGGGGCCCAGAGCGGAACGACGCAACGCTGACTTTCCAACACCCTGGGCCCCGGCTTTCGCCGGGGTGCAAACTGAGAGCAAACGTCCACTTTCCACCCCAAAGCGGACATCGGCACCGCGGGACGCCAAACGCGGCGCGGTCACAAAGGCCGGCCTTCGTCCCGACAAAAGAAGCTGTCTTGCGAGGGGAGGGGGGTGGCCCTAAATCAGGGCCATGACTATTGCGCAAACCAGCCTCGAGCTGATCGGCAACACCCCGCTTGTCCTCCTCAAAGGTCCCAGCGAAGCCACCGGCTGCGAAATCTGGGGCAAATGCGAATATGCCAACCCCGGCGGATCGGTGAAGGACCGCGCCGCGCTCTACATCGTCCGCGATGCCGAGGCGAACGGCAGCCTGCGTCCGGGCGGCACGATCGTCGAGGGGACCGCGGGCAACACCGGCATCGGTCTCGCGCTCGTCGGCAACGCGCTCGGATACCGGACGATCATCGTCATGCCCGACAACCAGAGCGCCGAGAAGATGGCGACGATCCGTGCCTTGGGCGCCGAACTGGTGCTCGTCCCCCCCGCGCCCTTCGCCAACCCCGGCCATTTCGTCCACACCTCGCGCCGCATCGCCGAGGAAACCGACAATGCGATCTGGGCCAACCAGTTCGACAATATCGCCAACCGCAAATCGCACATCTTCGGCACCGCCGAGGAAATCTGGGAGCAGATGGACGGACGGATCGACGGCTTCACCTGCGCCGCGGGGACCGGTGGCACCATCGCGGGGACCGGGCTGGGGCTGAAGGCGAAGGACGAAAGGATCACCGTCGCGCTGACCGACCCGCACGGCGCCGGGCTCTATAATTATTACCAGTGCGGCGAACTCAAGCCCGAAGGATCGAGCGTCGCCGAAGGCATCGGCCAGAACCGCATCACCGCCAATCTCGAAGGCGCGCCGATCGATACCCAGTTCCGCATCTCGGATGCCGAAGGGCTCGCGGTCGTGCGCCGGCTGCTCGACGAAGAGGGGCTGTGCCTCGGCCTGTCGTCGGGGATCAACGTCGCGGGCGCGATGGCGCTCGCGCGCCAGCTCGGCCCCGGCAAGCGCATCGCGACGATCCTGTGCGACAGCGGCTTTCGCTACCTCTCGACGCTCTACAATCCCGAATGGCTGGCGAGCAAGGGGCTGGCGGCGTGAGCGCCAAGCGCCCCGCGCCGTCGGTCGAGCCGCTCGGTCCCACCGATTCGATGCGGCGGCTCCAGATCGGCATCGCCGGGGTGATGGCGGTGCTGCTGCTCGTCGGCCTCGCGGGGCTGATCGGCGACCGCGCGCGCGAACAGGCGGCGAGCGACCCCGCGGTGGCGGCGGCTCCCGAAGCGGCCGGCACGACCGACAAGGGCACCGGTGCGCCGCTTGAGGAACTCGGCGTCCAGCCGGTATCGAAGAAT includes:
- a CDS encoding TonB-dependent receptor, which gives rise to MKFKALIGTSILAMAVASPAFAQDSADTTERDAFGGEIVVTAQRQSERLQDVPIAVSAFSTEALEAQQIKTPSDLQLTLPNVTFTKTNFTGASFTIRGIGDLCVGTTCDSATAIHLNGDPLFSTRLFETEFYDLERVEVLRGPQGTLFGRNATSGVVNVITAKPKLGAFEAAAEAEYGNYDSMKAKGMINIPVGDTIGLRVAGIWLNRDGYTKNTYLNTRIDDRDLYSVRGTLTWEPSPDTSITLLGSYFREKDHRTRIQKQQCQRDPTGILGCLNTRRDNAPFNGNATFTAALTSKEFLAIRGIPNGTVTATNPFGFNFSLGSLYGPDVYANTTIPSDPRTVNTAFTPQYFTSELTLQGEIEHNFGPVSLQVSGQYQKVKLDSMQDYNSNVGDRSLYQTGLNQLAFFAANPLPLGVGPNGPILSNAYFGPVAAAIIPDGPNGKICTSLPEESGYGSFGGNKICDMTPLQFDRSNQYNSSWSAEAILSSDFDGPFNFLLGGIYADYKLTENSYYVNAFPIDYLTGVLGAFTAATNKAPNGAAAPLPPSFLATPFFRNNTDRLDIKSYGIFGEAYFEFNDRLKLTAGLRYNNDKKSVQARSTLASFLAPHGGTGSVFDSPFVGTFDADPGTPGNQIIQARSVKFNKLTGRAVLDFKLTDDNLLYASYSRGYKSGGINPPLQPIFAVPESFKPEQVDAFEIGSKNTFGNGALQLNLTAFYYKYKDLQLSKIVARTAVNDNVDADIYGFEAEGIVRPDPNLVINLGFSYLNTKVKGDTFTSNPRDFGGGRDDAVIIKDITNAANCAVASKSGNVAGVNQFVNRVQTLINNGIVPGVAAGAGLQGTTAFPADGGIASTGAFSICSVLEAAAAGAFANLPAPVAGLSVNPATLGGIDYFSAGVPVNIKGNELPQAPNYKFSAGVQYTINFDNDMSLVPRVDLAYTGDSYGSIFNGNVNKIKGYAQVNAQMQLNGADDKWYVRGFIQNVFNANSVTGLYITDQSSGNYTNIFTLEPRRYGIAAGVKF
- the folE gene encoding GTP cyclohydrolase I FolE: MTKVELGADGKPVVPDAVLDAVRTLIEWAGDDPSREGLLDTPKRVARAWLEYCQGYADDPSVHLSRTFEEVGGYDEIVLLRDIPFQSHCEHHMAPITGKASIAYLPRDRVVGISKLARVLNGYARRLQVQERLTAEVAKCIWDNLQPHGVAVVIDAQHGCMTGRGVRTPGVGMVTSRLLGCFLEDERSRKEVLSLMGY
- a CDS encoding cysteine synthase A, whose product is MTIAQTSLELIGNTPLVLLKGPSEATGCEIWGKCEYANPGGSVKDRAALYIVRDAEANGSLRPGGTIVEGTAGNTGIGLALVGNALGYRTIIVMPDNQSAEKMATIRALGAELVLVPPAPFANPGHFVHTSRRIAEETDNAIWANQFDNIANRKSHIFGTAEEIWEQMDGRIDGFTCAAGTGGTIAGTGLGLKAKDERITVALTDPHGAGLYNYYQCGELKPEGSSVAEGIGQNRITANLEGAPIDTQFRISDAEGLAVVRRLLDEEGLCLGLSSGINVAGAMALARQLGPGKRIATILCDSGFRYLSTLYNPEWLASKGLAA